The Manduca sexta isolate Smith_Timp_Sample1 chromosome 9, JHU_Msex_v1.0, whole genome shotgun sequence genome segment CTTTGGTCTAGTGTTCTTAATGCCTAACGACTTGCCGAATGGGGCAAACCAGTATctgtaacaataaaatcatcaatatgaatgtcaaaaaataaaatcatgtttaactttaaatttaaagtaattataaatataataacatgcTGAACAATTTTTAAGTCATCTAGAAAGAGATTTGTTGTTTAAAACGGCTTTATTGACAAAACTAGCTTTTATTCACCTCCATTGATGTAGATGTGATATTCTAGGACAAGCAACAAATTATTGTCAGAAAGTTCTATCTAGCTTCAGGTTGGAATCAGTAAAGAAGTTAAGATGTGTCTATTTAACAGATAgtatggaatataaataatgtctatctaaggtaaatacatattaaaataccttatcaaaatataatcataaaatatgttatacatacttaatgttatttgatttctaacatataattattttattctatttaaaacttaaagacTACAATGTGGTTATAGTCTCTTCCTTAATTAAATTTTGGTGTGTTTTGTGTAtgataagaaatttaaaaaaatatttcgtcaaatAGTTACTAGACAAATTTGTCTACAATAAGGATAAAGTAcaaattaagttagaatatgggtaaaattttgtgtataacatataatatatattatataaataaaaaattgcagaCAAACCGCATGAAATTTCGTTATTAAAAAATGGTAATATcatttcaaagtaaatagctTTCATGAAATAGGCAAACAGTGAGTCACGACTTCGTACGATTGTATTTATTCAACCGTGTTTCTAGTTCATTAACGGCTCACGTTCTATCAAGTCGGTTTTGAAAGTGAGAGCGACTTACTTCTCCATCACATGCCGTAGGATTATTAGAACCAATGCCAGCGGCAAAGGCCATAGCAGGTGCCTATAGTCATTGTAAACTACTGCTTTGTCGGGCCCGGGCTCCAAATCTTCCCATGTTGTGTTAGGCGGTAACCACACATCTTCGTTCCAAAAATTATCCAATATAAACCGCAAcattattaatactaattatttaatataattacgaGTGGTGTACATCCACCACTAAatagacaaattaataatttatcacgCCATAAACACACTCAGGCAGCGAACGATACGACCGCTCGGCAGCCGACATGAATGACAAATTAGGGTGGTTAAAAAATATCGATGTTCTCCTTTTATATTGTATCGATATTAAAACGTTAGCTTACGTAGCTTAGATAGCTCACGGCTATACACTATGTGTCAAGATACGATGCCGATGCGAATGAATGAATTGCAATGGATCGCGTCCACTAGGCGGATGGTTATATTGGGTCGAACCGTAACGCAAAAATCCgcctttataatatgtttagtatAAAACTGTGTCCATTATAGACGCATTACACCATATCACAAAGGGATACGATGGAATGCCAAATAGATCAATGACTTGAGCCATTGTGACGCCTttaattgtaaaacatattgtaaaaaatttacaaaatgttttacaagTATACCGCTCTAAAAGTTTTactaaagtttaattttgtttcctGTAAAAATTGCGTTCACCCAAATTTCCCTCCATAGCATTTAAACAtcccataaataaaatatgcaagaCGGCCTCAAGGAAATAAAGCACAGagtaatcaaaacaataatgaaattttataaataaaatccagtTACCAAGTCCGGTAATGGACGTAATACAAAAAAACGCTCTCTGCAATACATCGTCGCGACCTCACCTTCTGTAATGGAGGCTTACCTTAATGACATACTGAGTGGTATATGTCCTTTTATAGAGATCAACAGATAACTCAATAGTGTTTAGTAACTTTATATGAGTAGTAAACAAGCTTCATTTTAAACGAAACGAGGTGTAGTTTAGACTAGTACACAGATTACTTAGAGAAGCTACGGACTAGTATCATGTTTGTGAAATTACGAACCTCATTCTCCATAGCAGTTACTTAGACTGCAGTTTACATCATGACGTTAGGATAGAAATgtaagattatataaaatattgtgaagtcTTACTAATAGTACCAAgagtactttttaatttactttatgtaTGGGTCAATAGAACTGCCTCTTATCTATTCCACCTAACACTACCGTCTAGGTCTGTTTTGCATTTGTCAAACGTCAAATATATCTGAGTGAAACGAAAAATAACCTATTTTATCCACAAGATCTTGTAAACACAAAATTTTGACTGATTTGCAATCAGCCGTttgattcataatttttttatataaattatcccGTAACTCGGTATACGGAAATATAATCGAGTAGTAAATTAACTGAAAAAACTCCGTTAGTGTTGCTTTATACAAGTCGTctgaaaaaatgttattctgCCCAACGTGCGCCAATATGCTGATGGTGGAAGAAGGTCCAGAATCCGCACTAAGGTACGCTTGCAACACGTGCCCTTATGTTTACAATATTAGGAAGAAAGTGTCGTCCCGTACATTTCCGAAACTGAAGGTTGGTCTTTATTGCATCATCCTATTCAGTGCCCAGACATGTCcagaaataataatcaattatgtttgtttttttaggaATTAGACTATATTATGGGAGGAGCGGCTGCCTGGGAGAACGTAGATTCGACTGACGCTGTGTGCCCTAAGTGTGGTCACGGCAGAGCTTTCTTCATGCAACTGCAGACTCGGTCAGCAGATGAACCTATGACAACATTTTACCGTTGCTGCAATCACAAGTGTGCTCACAATTGGCGTGATTAGTGTAATTTAGTTTACTATcttattattctaaaaatactaGAGTATGAAATTACTAAGACAAGTTGTATTTGGTAGTAATTtgattagatataaaaatacatctcCAAAAATGAGGATTGAAAAGATGACTCCAATAATACAATGCTCTGATGAGTTGTCCAGTATGAAAGCTGCAGAGTATGTGATGAATGGTCACGTCATAGCAGTGCCCACTGACACTATATATGGGCTAGCTTGCAGTGCAAACTGTCCTGAGGCTATACAAAAACTGTATACCATAAAAGGTAGAGATTCAGCTAAGCCTGTAGCTATATGTGTAACATACATTACAGATGTAAGAAAATGGGGAGAAGCTGAACATTTAAGTGATCAGCTGTTGCAACACCTGCTCCCGGGGCCTGTTACTGTGGTGTTAACAAAAACCAAAAACTTAGACAATCCTTATTTAAATCCATCCACTATGAAGATTGGCATAAGAATACCTAACCATGACTTCATTAATAAGATGACGAAAATTTTTAACATGCCAGTTGCACTGACAAGTGCCAATTTTAGCAATGAACCATCCACTCTGTCCATAAAAGAATTTGAACATTTATATGATCACCTTGGTGCAGTATTCGATGGAGGGATCCTCAGTAAAGGCTTGGATCAGAATAGAACTGGCTCCACAGTCATAGATTTATCAAATAAAGGGTTCTATGAAATCATAAGGCGAGGTATTTCTTATGAAAAAGTTATAGGAATTTTAGAAAGCTTTGGgcttaaaaacattgtttaagtTATGTTATTCTGTGATAAtgtgtgtgtaataaaaatgtactgtaattctattatttttaataaaaaatctattggcTGTGGTTGTGCTAAACACATACAAAATAACAGAGTGTGGTGTAACAGAACATTGCATTCCTGTGTATTTCTCATGCTAATCCTACAACATAGTTATAGTTGTCTATGATGTTACAAGTTTTCACACTTTGTATGATTGATGCTTAAATTCTATGTAAAGATACTGAATAAGCCACATTAACTCTTATTCCCATGATAAAAAGAAACATCTAAATACAGTAGAAACTGGCTaaatagttgtaaaaaaaagttaattaccGGTACATTATAACAACTACATTGTGAAGTCCTATATGCTTATAAGACATTAGATAAAGCAATGTACCAGTGATAGAGACTGATCGTAATTTTTCATTaatctaaaacaatattctcaattcaatTTCGGCTCATTCATTGTCAGCCAATATTTTTGCCAATATCAAATTATCAAAAGACATGGACAAACTATCTAACTAACTAATATCttgatacttattataatttaagaagcTGTAATGAAATAAGaggactttttatttttcactacacacacacacacactaaaGAAATTAAGTGGTCCCTTCCATGTAATTATTACCGGTTTTGACTGTACTAGATTATGGTCATGAATAAATTCTCATTGTCcactttattaacataaaatttgcTGATAATATGTTTATGGCCCTGGCGtatgtactgaattttattcacattcagGACTTCATGTCATAGAAAATACACTACTTAATATATGAAGAGTTTGTATTCACTTGTAACAATCTTTCAAACAGTAAAAATCTTAAACTTACACATTTAAATGAGTTGAAAATAATCGCTTTAAAATAGAGAAAATTGACAAGAGTGTGGATAtgggttaaaatatatttttttaatttcttgaaCATTGGATATTGATAGATGAAAATCCTTGCATTCAgcatatacaaaaaatgtaaaaataataatttacgcTCTCTCTCTCTAAAATCTAATGAGACAGGGGTAGAGGCTATTACTAATTTAAAGATAGTAAAATTCTTTAACAATACTTTTATTCATCTATTTTGTTATAACAGGaacaagttttataaattaacagaCGTGGCAAAGCTTACtgtgtaacaattttataatttaatgcttaTCATACAGTTAGCCGATTTAATATAAGTACAGTGGAAATGAATCACAACACAGAATATTAGAGACTAGTAGAAAGAGATCTTTAGAGTTTGTCGAGGTTTGTTGTTATAGAGTTGGACATTGTTTAAAAGCTTATAGGGCCTAAGAAATTCATACATCATCAAATCTATGTACATATGTctgtaaaaattcaaatatttactttaaattcttTAACTCATATATTCTATCACTAAATACACTTACACCAtcttttaatatcataaattgtACTATGTTGCAGTGCTAATTGGCTTTCTATTTTCTGGCAATTTAACTTCTAGGCTTTGCCATCTGCTAGGAGGCCACACTATACACATAGCTTTAGCATTGATTAAACCTAATGACACAGGACCAAATGTATTACTATCTAGTGTGTGACCTGTGTGATCACCTTCTACCCAGCAGTAGCCTTCTGGGATCTTCACATATTGGTTCTTGTAGCCCAAAGTGCTGACAACGTCGCCTTGTAGAGCCACCACACGTTTGATTATCTTTTGATTGGGGTCTTTGGGCGAGACCAACGATATCACGTCACCTCTGTTCACGGTGTAGTCCCTTACCGCCCATCGCGAAAGGAAAACGTAGTCTGTGTTCTTCGATTCGGGGTTGAGCGCTGGTTGCATCGAGATCCCCTCGACCCGGGCCACATAACCTACGGTGTCCAGGAAGGTTATGCCGATCGGCAAACCGAAGAAAACGGATCTGCATAAACTTCTGAACCACATGGATATGCCGGTATGTGGTTTTGCCGTAAAAAAATGCCCGGCATACTCGGTGCATAACAaagattttacttatttttatataataacatttttttacatacaatgtAGTTGAATTTGCCAATCAGAATTTTGACATTTGAGTCTGACAAGTGACagtttatgataattttttaaattttcccttTTTATTGGGAAGGCAAGGGGTTCTAGTCCATACGTTTATGATTTACATCCTTCATCTATATTACCTACTTTACTCTATGTTTACATCTGacatgtaatttttgttttattcctcCTTTCAGATAAGCAAAAGTCAGAGTTATACATCCTAATCCAACGTAGCATAATATAGAAGATATTGacggaaaacataaaatatagagtAAATAGAGGAGGCGGCATTTTTTAAAGAAACTGTTTGgttcttttctaaaattacatttttgtggctgtcaaacatttttttacgaaaatttCAGAGTACAAGAACATTATCGCTGGCAATAATTTGTAgcttattattcaaatatgtgaaaatttaaatacacactatttctaggtatatttttacttgaacTATTTCACAGAGTGGACGTagattgtaacattttttaaaagtgGCAACATAAATGAAAACCATGTTACCAAATTTGTTAATATATCGAGAATATCACGCTTTGTTCGTTAAATTCATTCACTACTGAGTGAGTTGGGAATGATATACAGACGACATATCGGTCTTTACAAATACTCAAAAAAGTGTTGATGCTTTCTATAGTAAATTACAACCAACCAAACAgaaattttagacattttatttatgtgtattcAGTTTAATATCACTGAAATAGTGTTCAAAAAGCACAGATTTCTTTCAATCAAATAGAGAAGATCTATCTGAAAAGTGTTGTCGATTTATGGAAGTGTTTCGTGCTCAAGAAAAACTTACAATCTGCATAATCAGCTGTCAATGAGATAGATCATCTGTCCCTGTAAATATAAAAGCTAAGACAATCACAACACGTTTTAATCGGATACATGTAAATAATGAAGTAAACAACCACGTTACGATGTGACCCTGAGAGCGCCCACGACGGCCAGCTTTCTCGAGGCAGATATGGGGTAATAACCTAACAGGAGTGAGGCTGGATACGCTATGGCTGGCGGGCCGTGAGGCGACCGCACGAGTGTCACGAACGGATCATCGTCAACCGGTACACCATGTCGGGCGACCAGCCGTTCCCGCACAAGACAGTCAGTCCCCTGAAGTGCAATGAAAAACCGTGGGACCAGTGGACCAGTGAGATCGGGTATGAGTCGCCGCGACGGGATGATGAGTTCACGCCGCAGCCAGCTGAGGGCAAGAGCAGCGCCTCCTCACGCCGGCCCCCTGATCACCATCCGTACAAGACGCCGGAGCGGGCGCGCCAGCGTCGCGCGCGGCTCAACCGACTCAAGTACCAGTCCATGAGCCTGCACGGTGTGTTCCCGCAGATGGACAACCTTAACGCGGTCGTGTGTCATATGTGTGGTGCCGTGGTGAAGTGCAGTGCGGCCTATAGACATTTGATTGAATCGCACTCTGGTACGGAGCCCTTGTTGCCGCCACCGCCGCCCGTTTCCACAGTCCGCAGTCGCAGCCGGCATAAAAAGGAAACACCGCCTCCCCCGCCGCCGGAGCCCATCAAAATGGAGACGTCTCCGGTGCACACCGCCACCGCGCCGCTCTCGAGGATAGTGCTTCCACAGCCGGAAATGCAGTACCTGGAGGAGCCGAGCACTTCTGCCGCCGTCACTGGCGAGGTGCAGGTGTGCATGGAGAGCGGCGAGCTACCCGTTGTTAGTATACAGGACACCGAGGATTTGCCGCTCGGCGAGCATATTACCGACGACATATTCGCCATAATGAATTCTGAGGGAATCCAAAGTGCCGAAGACATCACAAACGCTGCCGACTGGAAAAACATTATCAGGGACATCGGTAACATGCAGGAAATCAACTTCCCGGTGAATGATCCGGTGCAGGCTCAGGACTTGTACGGCGCGCCGCTGCCCGCGTACTCGATGACGGACACGGATCTGTCGAGCATGCAATTTGCGCCGCCGAGCACGTCGCCGTTGCTACTGCCCGCGCCCGCACCCGAGCCCGCTCCGCCCGTCGCCAAGCCGCCCGCAGCACCCACCGCGTCTACCTCCAAAGCGGCGGCGCGATCCAAAACGAGCAAAAGTAAATTTAACCTACGCGAGTACGATCCGAACAAACACTGTGGCGTAGTCACTGTCGAGAATCCTAAGCCTTGCACGCGCTCGCTCACGTGTAAGGCCCACGCTCTGTCACTGCGGCGGACCGTCGAAGGCCGCTCGAAGCCCTTCGACACGCTGCTGGCGGAGCATCGCGCTTCGCGAGACGCGGGTGCCGCCGCGCCACACGCTGCTGCCTCACACCTCGCGCACACTGCACACCCTGCGCCGCACCCCGCCGCCGCTGCTCCACTCAACCTCCCACCGCTGCTAGTCAACACGTCGCTGGATCTGAGCGCGTTCAACGGTCTCACGGATCAACAACAGGTCAATGACATTTATAAGAGCCTGTTGGAAGATCCGGATTCGGTGCTGCCGGACGCGTCCACTATCACATCACTGCTGGTCCCGCCATTGCCGAACGAACCGTTCCTGCTGCCGGAGGAAGCGCAGCCGACGACAGACACGTCGATGTTGCACGCCATGTCTCCGGCGGAGCACGCGGCGCCACCCGACGAGCGCGCGGACGAGGGCCCGCCGACGCTGGTGCCCACCGACGTGTACTGGTACGCGGCGTGTCCGCGGCCGCTCGCGTTGTGCACCTTCAACGCATCACACTCGGGCGGCGCAGTCACACTAGGTAAAAAGTTCGCAACGGTCCGAAGCAATATAAAGTCGTCGTTGACGAGATCTCAGTGCAAATCTACGGGCGGCTCGAACAGTTACTACTACGGACAGAACTCGTTGTCCTTGTCCAAAACGGTGCATATGAACGCCAGTAAATGTAGCAAGCCTGAAGTGCGAAAACTGATAGTGACGTGTAGTGGCGTGAgcggcggcagcggcggcgCGGCCGTGGCGAACATGTCGAGCGGCGGCAGCAAGGAGGTGCAGCAGGCGCTGAGCGAGCTGTTCGGCACGCCGCGGCACGCGCTGAACGGTCACGTGGGGCACGCGGTCAAGCTCGCCAAGcggccgccgcccgcgcccgccgtgcTCGACCTCGGCTTCGCGCTCGACGCCGCGCTGCTCGCCGACGAGAAGTGCTGAGCCCCACCTGAACATAAGCAATCACCGGTTGTGTACTCGCATTCtaactgtatatttatttcctGTAAAGATCGGACTCCTGTACGAAGCCGTTGATGGCCGCGACTCGGTCCCGACTAGGGATCGAAGTTACGATGACATTAAATCTCATTTTTTGCTGAGACGCGAActaatgtttgtattattttgtatattatttataagatttttttaaatcgttcgTCCGATGCGCGAGTCGGCATGTGTCAATGGAgaattaaaaatagattattaCAGAATGGTTGTATTTTTTCGAAATGACATATTACTCGTTGTTGATACTAAATTGATAAATGGCCTAGGATTAATGAATGGTTTAATGTGATGAAAATTtccatgtaaaaatataaatattattaaaaataagtatatcagTAATAGTGAATCGCCTCCTTTTGAAAATAAAGGCAAATACCTCAATAACTAAAGCACCTTGTTTTAATTGTTAGTTGACACCTCTGTAGTGCGTGGAACCGAGTACGGGAACAGGTTTGCTGCGGTTCCCGTGGAATGTTGCGAAACATCACCCACGATAATGTAcacacttttataatattatattcgtttGAATGTTATCTATTCAATTTCACTTCCCAAATCTCACGAAATTAGTAATGGTTGCGTAAACACAACACTCTctccataatattatactcaacTCTTGAACATATTGACACATTACACATACTTAACATTATTAGCATCACGAAAATTAAGAAAGATCAAGAGGAATACACAAATTTATTCTGAAACAAATAGGAATAAATTTAATCtagatttctttaaaataactaaatgtgGAGTCGAGCAAGGCGcttacctaatggtaagcgttACTACTGCTCACTAATAGTAACATCAACCAGAACCATTAACTTGGATTATAATATAGGTTGCTGTCTTTTGCACCACATCCTAGGGCGAATATATGCCCTAGGAGAGCCCAAAAAAGTGGTTGTCCAGTCCTAAGCAACTCAGAGGTTTGTGTACTCCAATCGAAAAATTCAGTCAAATTTATGATGCTTGATTTGAGAATCGCACGCAGTATCTAAAGGTTCAAAGGCACTAGAATGCTGTCATTAAacctataatttaaaactttgccatatatttataacaaattcttttttttgaaTTGGAATTTGTTCCCAACATCTGACGACATGAGCTTGCTCGTTCcattgatggtaagcgatacgtctGCCcttaaacattagaaacaccatccaccattttgaattacaaagtatcatTTGGCATTCCCCTGtgatcgccatcctgagacatgagatgttaagtattattatgtccagtagttacactgcttacaaacaaatatccttcaaaccagaacagaacagtgactacatactgctgcttggcggtagaaatagacattgcggtgatatctTCCCAGGCAGACTCCCACATATACCACCAGTTACCGCCACTATCTCCTAAAGCAACAACGGACTGATATAAACTCGACGATGAGTGAGTGCAAAAGCTCCCGCTAAGCCTAATCCTCTACAGATAAAAGCGTGAGATTAATATCGAAAggcaacacacacacactcactttTATCCTCAAATGAGCTGAGGTGgtagtgcacctacttttcgccatacGTATCGCGTCCCATGATAGgaagcgagtctatcgccacaAATGCCAGACACCGGGCTTgtattgagcagaaaacccaatatcacttaacccgacccggggatcgaacccgacacCTTAATACGACAGTCTAGTCGtgccgcaatacaactacgccaccaaggcaactAAGTATGtatgtctggaatttgttctcAGATTAAAAAAGTCATAGCACTTGTTGCTTAGCCCTTGGGGTAGAAGCAAGTACTTGTACTTATAatgagttaatttttttaatgatcgaacggttatttattgtttgaacaTTTATATAGCTTATTGACCATCAGATAGGTACAAACCCCCCGTAATGTTCATCTTGAGATATAACTAAACCGACATAGTTCCGTTTTCACATGTTCCTAAAGGCACGCGAAACACGTATTCCACATTGGTTTGGATAGGAAGGTGTTTCCTCTTTATGTATATTACTACGTGTTGTTCGTGGTTTCGCCGGCATGATAATCTTGCTAAAAAGGTAAAAGTAGTTTATGTGTCTATACGTGTTGCAAACTTCATATAAATCCATTCAGtattttctgtgtttataaacCAGTGTTACAGATTACTTCTTATACATCTATCTAAACTACCTCTTTATTTAGCGGTAGGCCCGCATACGACGCAGTTTCTCATGAGATGATATGTTCGGTGAAATTGCGAGATGTGTCTCTACCGAACCCTTTGAGGTAGAGCCGAGAGCTTCTGTTTTAGGTAtgtggttttttatttatttataggtgcAAATGTAACTCACGTGTCAAGTAATTGTGTGAGATAATTTAGGTAAGTCACCTActaatgcaatataaaataatttctaaatcgGACAAtacccataaatatttttgaatcaaATTCACTTATTACAATTATCCTATGCAATTATCGAATTTAATAACAACACCTAGATTCTGCGACTGAAGTAATATGAGAATAAACGATGGTAAACAATGaaggaattataaataaaacaatctatataaatataatttatttatttcatttcaagaaGACAAGGCTATACATAATACCTCTATTATGTACTAAGTATAATATCTGCACAATACAACAGTTAAATTTTTTGACTTGTTTTGGATGTTATATCTTAAGGCCGAAAGTAACCGAAACGTTCAACTATACagttcttaaatataatatctattcgAATTTTCAACGTCGCTTGGCTTGATGTTATCAGTACAGTCCAAAAATAATGTTGACAAAGAAAAGAGGTGTATTTTAACTATGGCCAACATTATGTCAGCCTGTCTCATTGGATATACAATGGCGAAAAAAGCTACTGTGGCGGGATTGTCACCATGTGTAATTGCTGTGGCTACATAATCGGTAAATTTTCAATCAACAGATAGAACTtgttcaaatataatacaacaCAAACAAATTAAGATTCGcagttttttgtataattatggttttatatgttttacatTTGATTGTGTTAGGTTATAACTTATTTGTTTGATAACAACTGACAATTGAAAATCGCCCCTAAGCTAAATAGCTTCTTTATCACAATATAATggatatagatttattattcagacgtaacaaacatttttagttttatgtttatgtcTATTTCCGCATTCCTTTCAGTTTACCGCCTTTAGTCTTCGATTTCACAACACCCTTGAACTGTTTCGATGTGACTGCTTTTTTCCTGTAAACAATTGTATTGCGGTTAAAAATAGTTGCGCCACGAATCAATTGTGAGGTCGGGTGTGATCATCTAACATGTGTATTTATATCCACCTTAATTACAAAAGTAGCAAAAAGAACAATATTCATTTTGACCTAATTTTTTGCCTCTAGAAATCTCATTCCGATGGCGCCTTGGTATACTATAATATCTGAAAATGTAATAACTACCTAATACCATTGTTTTTTGTGTTTGGTAGTTACTAGTGCTCAGATAACAAGACGCTAAAAAGTGATAATAGCTGTTTTTGCAGATACGATAGTTGACTTATAAGCCATCAATTTATGCACGAcacaattatataactttttcaCTGTCTAGGTTTTTCGTGATAGAGGTATTACCTCAAGAGTCGGTCTATTCCTGGTATAGACAAAACTGGTTATTGCCTGGCTGTTCATTATAAACTCACCTCTTATTAAGGTTTTTCCTGGACAGCGGTAGGTAAGCATAAGGGTCGTGTTTGCCCTTCTTCTTCATGTCTCCTTTCGCCTTCTTAGCCTTGTATTCTCCGCCCATAGATGACGCCACTGATGCCGCTGAACCCAAtggtctaaaataatttattacataagtatTAATGACATTGATCAATTAGAACTTGCGCAGAACTATACTTATGTTTAGTTATGTTGGACATGATATTTCTTGGCCATGATCTTTAATCAGTGACACAAGAATGTATGacagaaatttattaaaaatgattacttaATGCCATAAAGATGTTTAATATTCTGGTATGATTATGAAACCTGATGGCAGATCCGACATCAGTCACTTGAGGCTGATTGTGCATACTCAAATGTTAACCTGTAATTAGCTATTacactaattattatttctaggtttattactgtttataacTTTTTGTGGACTTTTTCTATAATACAGA includes the following:
- the LOC115441339 gene encoding DNA-directed RNA polymerase III subunit RPC10 produces the protein MLFCPTCANMLMVEEGPESALRYACNTCPYVYNIRKKVSSRTFPKLKELDYIMGGAAAWENVDSTDAVCPKCGHGRAFFMQLQTRSADEPMTTFYRCCNHKCAHNWRD
- the LOC115441337 gene encoding yrdC domain-containing protein, mitochondrial yields the protein MKLLRQVVFGSNLIRYKNTSPKMRIEKMTPIIQCSDELSSMKAAEYVMNGHVIAVPTDTIYGLACSANCPEAIQKLYTIKGRDSAKPVAICVTYITDVRKWGEAEHLSDQLLQHLLPGPVTVVLTKTKNLDNPYLNPSTMKIGIRIPNHDFINKMTKIFNMPVALTSANFSNEPSTLSIKEFEHLYDHLGAVFDGGILSKGLDQNRTGSTVIDLSNKGFYEIIRRGISYEKVIGILESFGLKNIV
- the LOC115441338 gene encoding mitochondrial inner membrane protease subunit 2, with protein sequence MWFRSLCRSVFFGLPIGITFLDTVGYVARVEGISMQPALNPESKNTDYVFLSRWAVRDYTVNRGDVISLVSPKDPNQKIIKRVVALQGDVVSTLGYKNQYVKIPEGYCWVEGDHTGHTLDSNTFGPVSLGLINAKAMCIVWPPSRWQSLEVKLPENRKPISTAT
- the LOC115441360 gene encoding ataxin-7-like protein 1, giving the protein MSGDQPFPHKTVSPLKCNEKPWDQWTSEIGYESPRRDDEFTPQPAEGKSSASSRRPPDHHPYKTPERARQRRARLNRLKYQSMSLHGVFPQMDNLNAVVCHMCGAVVKCSAAYRHLIESHSGTEPLLPPPPPVSTVRSRSRHKKETPPPPPPEPIKMETSPVHTATAPLSRIVLPQPEMQYLEEPSTSAAVTGEVQVCMESGELPVVSIQDTEDLPLGEHITDDIFAIMNSEGIQSAEDITNAADWKNIIRDIGNMQEINFPVNDPVQAQDLYGAPLPAYSMTDTDLSSMQFAPPSTSPLLLPAPAPEPAPPVAKPPAAPTASTSKAAARSKTSKSKFNLREYDPNKHCGVVTVENPKPCTRSLTCKAHALSLRRTVEGRSKPFDTLLAEHRASRDAGAAAPHAAASHLAHTAHPAPHPAAAAPLNLPPLLVNTSLDLSAFNGLTDQQQVNDIYKSLLEDPDSVLPDASTITSLLVPPLPNEPFLLPEEAQPTTDTSMLHAMSPAEHAAPPDERADEGPPTLVPTDVYWYAACPRPLALCTFNASHSGGAVTLGKKFATVRSNIKSSLTRSQCKSTGGSNSYYYGQNSLSLSKTVHMNASKCSKPEVRKLIVTCSGVSGGSGGAAVANMSSGGSKEVQQALSELFGTPRHALNGHVGHAVKLAKRPPPAPAVLDLGFALDAALLADEKC